From the genome of Longispora fulva:
GCGACGCCGCTGTGGGGGAAGCTCGGCGACCAGTACGGCCGGAAGAACCTGTTCCTCGGGGCGATCGTCATTTTCCTGGCCGGCTCGGCGCTGTGCGGGCAGGCCGGCTCCCTCGGCGAGCTGATCGCGTTCCGCGCGGTGCAGGGCGTCGGCGGCGGCGGGCTGATGGCGCTGGCGGCGGCGATCGTCGGCGACGTGGTGCCGCCCCGGGAGCGCGGCCGCTACCAGGGCCTGTTCGGCGCGGTGTTCGGCGTGAGCAGCGTCGCCGGTCCGCTGCTCGGCGGACTGTTCGTCGACCACCTCAACTGGCGCTGGGTGTTCTACGTGAACCTGCCCCTCGGCGTCCTCGCCCTCGTCGCGGTCGCCGCCGCGCTGCACTCCACCGAGGTGAAGACCCAGCACAAGGTCGACTTCCTCGGGATCGGACTGCTCGCGGCGGCCGTGAGCTGCCTGGTGCTGCTGACCAGCTGGGGCGGGACCACGTACGCGTGGGGGTCCGTCGAGATCCTCGGGCTCGGGGTGGCAGCGGTGCTGCTCGGGATCGGCTGGTGGCTGTCCGCGCGCCGGGCCGCCGAGCCGGTGCTCCCGCTGCACCTGTTCCGGATGCGGGTCTTCACCCTCGGCGCGGCGATCAGCTTCGTGATCGGCTTCGCGATGTTCGGGGCGCTGACGTTCCTGCCGCTGTTCCTGCAGGTGGTGCACGGGGTGAGTGCGACGATGTCCGGCGTGTACCTGCTGCCGATGGTCGGCGGCATGCTGCTGACCTCGATCACCAGCGGCCAGCTGATCAGCCGGACGGGGCACTACCGGATCTATCCCATCGTCGGCACCGTGGTCACGGCCGGCGGACTGTTCCTGCTGTCCCGGATGGACGAGCACACCTCGGCACCCGTCTACAGCGGCTACTTCTTCATCCTCGGCGCCGGCCTCGGCCTCGTGATGCAGGTGCTGGTCATCGCCGTGCAGAACTCCGTCGGCTACCGCGACCTGGGCGTCGCCACCTCCGGGGTGACGTTCTTCCGCTCGATCGGCGGCTCGTTCGGGG
Proteins encoded in this window:
- a CDS encoding MFS transporter — translated: MSQQRRSVGVIIGALMLAMLLAALDQTIVSTALPTIVRELGGLEHLSWVVTAYMLGSTVATPLWGKLGDQYGRKNLFLGAIVIFLAGSALCGQAGSLGELIAFRAVQGVGGGGLMALAAAIVGDVVPPRERGRYQGLFGAVFGVSSVAGPLLGGLFVDHLNWRWVFYVNLPLGVLALVAVAAALHSTEVKTQHKVDFLGIGLLAAAVSCLVLLTSWGGTTYAWGSVEILGLGVAAVLLGIGWWLSARRAAEPVLPLHLFRMRVFTLGAAISFVIGFAMFGALTFLPLFLQVVHGVSATMSGVYLLPMVGGMLLTSITSGQLISRTGHYRIYPIVGTVVTAGGLFLLSRMDEHTSAPVYSGYFFILGAGLGLVMQVLVIAVQNSVGYRDLGVATSGVTFFRSIGGSFGVSVFGTIFSNRLKATLGTARPGTPEYLHAYSASLQTVFAIATPIALLAFVFALLLREEPLRDGLTNSDLGESLGGAPTQRTSLAEIEKALSQRADTELRHGYYRWLAAESGLAISPAGCWIVARLSQLGPTPAAELADLAGTTVEKGRPYTDDLVEAGLLRRANGTLELTMPGEQAAERLFALRRAGLVRLLGDWTPDTEPDLDALLDRMSRALLGADADRGSVRVGGRAA